A part of Paenibacillus donghaensis genomic DNA contains:
- a CDS encoding flagellar hook-basal body protein, with translation MNNSTIAAVVSMSSLQQRLDIIADNVANIDTNGYKSKEGSFEDVLTRVQQQSKDYDQPGRSMPLGFNIGFGVLVPSITSNWEEGPLQETGKPTDLALRGNGLFGVQVGDTMAYTRQGNFNFIPDSADPKRMVLVDGQSNPVLNTQGRPMTVPIGVSAAIDESGQVLTKVNDSDKPQVAGRIMIVEPSSQNALQAADGNYYILADGVTDQQAFTTKASTEVGVSSGYLEKSNVDLAEQTTEMMKIQRTYQLMSRALSSSDQMLGLANNLRG, from the coding sequence TTGAACAACTCGACCATTGCAGCAGTCGTCTCCATGTCCAGCCTCCAGCAGCGGCTTGATATTATCGCTGACAACGTTGCGAATATTGATACTAACGGCTACAAGAGCAAGGAAGGCTCCTTCGAAGATGTGCTGACACGTGTGCAGCAGCAGTCCAAGGATTATGACCAGCCGGGCCGCAGTATGCCTCTGGGCTTCAACATTGGCTTCGGTGTACTTGTTCCTTCCATTACTAGCAATTGGGAAGAAGGACCGTTGCAGGAAACCGGCAAGCCAACCGATCTGGCGCTGCGGGGCAATGGATTGTTTGGGGTGCAGGTGGGGGATACTATGGCGTATACACGCCAGGGCAATTTCAACTTTATCCCTGACTCTGCGGATCCGAAGCGGATGGTGCTTGTAGACGGTCAAAGCAATCCTGTACTTAACACTCAGGGCCGGCCCATGACAGTGCCTATCGGCGTTAGTGCCGCTATCGACGAGTCAGGGCAGGTGCTGACGAAGGTCAACGATAGCGACAAGCCGCAGGTTGCAGGACGAATCATGATCGTGGAGCCGAGCAGTCAGAACGCACTGCAGGCAGCAGACGGCAACTATTATATACTGGCAGACGGAGTTACAGACCAGCAGGCGTTTACAACCAAAGCATCCACGGAAGTGGGCGTCAGCTCCGGCTATCTGGAGAAGTCCAATGTGGATTTGGCCGAGCAGACAACCGAGATGATGAAGATTCAGCGCACGTACCAGCTGATGTCCCGGGCGTTGTCCTCCAGCGACCAGATGCTTGGTCTGGCCAATAACTTGCGCGGGTAG
- a CDS encoding flagellar hook-basal body protein, translated as MIRGLYTAAAGMVTQQRRHDTATQNIANLNTTGYKQVDSVSHAFPDVLISAISHGTSEKIGRLNTGVFAEQSISQYVQGDLLESGKPADFAISSDLQVADPATGENIQFDGSGKYINPDGEVIYRPQAFFTVQDNEGNNLYTRNGSFTVNTAGDVLSAGGFRVLDATGNPMVLTGSLDNLKVDGQGNLIDPATGLAAGPKLGISIVTRPQQLVRDGNGVFHAEEPEVAEVRYAEAADNMQVRQGYLENSNVDAAQVTVDMNAAYRAYEANQKVIQFYDSTLQKAVTEIGRV; from the coding sequence ATGATTAGAGGTTTATATACGGCGGCTGCCGGAATGGTAACACAGCAGCGCAGGCATGACACAGCTACGCAGAACATCGCCAATCTGAATACAACCGGGTACAAGCAGGTCGACAGTGTCAGCCATGCTTTTCCCGATGTGCTGATTTCTGCTATAAGCCACGGGACAAGCGAGAAGATTGGCCGTCTGAATACAGGCGTGTTTGCCGAGCAGTCGATCTCGCAATATGTACAGGGTGACCTGCTCGAGAGCGGCAAACCGGCTGATTTTGCAATTTCAAGTGACCTGCAGGTGGCGGATCCCGCAACAGGTGAGAACATTCAATTCGACGGATCAGGCAAATATATTAATCCTGACGGTGAGGTCATCTACCGGCCGCAGGCGTTCTTTACGGTTCAGGATAATGAAGGCAATAATTTATATACACGCAACGGAAGCTTTACGGTAAATACGGCAGGCGACGTTCTCAGCGCTGGAGGCTTCAGAGTGCTCGATGCCACAGGCAATCCTATGGTGCTCACAGGCTCTCTGGATAACCTTAAGGTGGATGGGCAGGGTAATCTGATTGACCCGGCTACAGGTCTTGCTGCCGGCCCTAAGCTGGGGATCAGTATTGTTACGCGGCCGCAGCAGCTGGTTCGAGACGGAAACGGTGTGTTCCATGCCGAGGAGCCGGAGGTAGCAGAGGTGCGATATGCCGAAGCAGCTGACAATATGCAGGTGCGCCAAGGCTATCTCGAGAATTCCAATGTGGATGCCGCACAGGTAACTGTGGATATGAATGCGGCCTACCGCGCTTACGAGGCTAACCAGAAGGTGATTCAGTTCTATGACAGCACCCTGCAGAAGGCCGTCACCGAAATCGGCAGAGTATAG
- a CDS encoding rod shape-determining protein has translation MLSKDIGIDLGTANVLIHVKGRGVVLDEPSVVTLESDTKRVLAVGEQARRMVGRTPGNIITIRPLRDGVIADFEITETMLKYFLDRVGGRTWYSRPRILICAPTNITSVEQKSIREAAERSGAKEVFMEEEPKAAAIGAGMDIYQPSGNMVVDIGGGTTDVAVLSMGDVVTASSIKVAGNKFDEAILRYIKQKYKLLIGERTAEDIKVMIGTVRPSGMQAEMDIRGRGMVSGLPQTLTITAGEVKEALWEPVSSIVAAAKSVLERTPPELSADIIDRGVVLTGGGALLNGLDELLSEELHVPVWIAEDPMHCVVKGTGIMLDHLDKVVKKKF, from the coding sequence ATGCTTAGCAAGGATATCGGAATCGATCTCGGCACGGCCAATGTGCTCATTCACGTTAAAGGAAGGGGAGTCGTTCTGGATGAACCTTCCGTGGTCACACTTGAAAGTGATACGAAGCGAGTCCTTGCGGTGGGAGAGCAGGCACGCCGGATGGTGGGGCGTACACCCGGCAATATCATAACGATCCGTCCTTTGCGGGACGGCGTCATTGCAGATTTTGAGATTACGGAAACGATGCTGAAATATTTTCTCGATCGTGTTGGCGGCCGCACCTGGTACTCAAGGCCCCGTATTCTGATATGCGCTCCTACGAATATCACTTCTGTAGAACAGAAGTCTATCCGGGAAGCGGCAGAACGCAGCGGGGCCAAGGAAGTGTTTATGGAGGAAGAGCCTAAGGCCGCAGCGATCGGTGCAGGTATGGATATATATCAGCCGAGCGGGAATATGGTCGTCGATATTGGCGGCGGAACGACGGATGTGGCCGTGCTTTCTATGGGCGACGTCGTTACCGCCTCTTCCATTAAAGTCGCGGGGAACAAGTTCGACGAGGCCATTTTACGATACATTAAACAGAAATATAAATTATTGATCGGTGAGCGTACGGCAGAGGATATCAAGGTTATGATCGGTACGGTTCGTCCTAGCGGCATGCAGGCAGAGATGGATATTCGTGGTCGTGGAATGGTAAGCGGACTTCCCCAGACGCTTACAATTACAGCGGGCGAAGTGAAAGAAGCCTTATGGGAACCGGTGTCCTCCATTGTGGCTGCAGCCAAATCGGTGCTGGAGCGTACGCCGCCGGAGCTGTCTGCGGATATTATTGACCGTGGTGTTGTACTCACTGGTGGAGGTGCGCTGCTTAACGGGCTGGACGAGCTGCTCTCAGAGGAGCTTCATGTGCCCGTGTGGATCGCGGAGGACCCGATGCATTGTGTGGTTAAAGGAACCGGCATCATGCTGGATCATTTAGACAAGGTTGTTAAGAAAAAATTCTGA
- the spoIIID gene encoding sporulation transcriptional regulator SpoIIID, which produces MHDYIKERTIKIGRCIVETRHTVRTIAKEFGVSKSTVHKDLTERLPEINPDLADQVKHILEYHKSIRHLRGGEATKIKYKKTTGKKREVSVAAKP; this is translated from the coding sequence GTGCACGATTACATCAAGGAACGTACGATCAAGATCGGACGCTGCATCGTGGAAACCAGGCATACGGTCCGGACTATAGCCAAGGAATTTGGCGTATCAAAAAGCACGGTGCATAAGGATTTAACAGAACGTTTGCCGGAGATTAACCCTGATCTGGCCGATCAGGTGAAGCACATTCTCGAATATCACAAGTCAATTCGTCATCTTCGGGGGGGAGAAGCCACAAAAATTAAATATAAAAAAACAACGGGAAAAAAGCGTGAAGTTTCAGTAGCGGCAAAGCCATAA
- a CDS encoding M23 family metallopeptidase: MNEQDKNKPNHDESLKNKQGDSGAKPSSWNRIFSKRWVFPAVYTAAAAIILTLVWVYQDAGTKPLNTDTAAVAPQNGTANEAAGAQTGPDALEVVASAESLVWPVANPAEVEVVKPYYDENGTEDNHVAAMVQYNDKFIPNVGIDIAREDNKPFDVKAALSGEVTRVEQDATIFGTVVEITHQGNLKTVYQSLGEVKVKQGDVVKQGDTLAAAGRSEIEKNLGNHVHFEVYEDGEVVNPTDLLPQR, from the coding sequence ATGAATGAACAAGACAAAAACAAACCAAACCATGATGAATCTCTCAAAAACAAGCAGGGAGATTCAGGCGCGAAGCCTTCTTCATGGAACAGAATTTTCTCCAAACGGTGGGTATTCCCGGCAGTGTACACGGCGGCAGCGGCAATTATACTAACCTTGGTGTGGGTCTACCAGGATGCCGGAACCAAGCCGCTTAACACAGACACTGCAGCCGTCGCACCACAGAACGGAACCGCCAATGAAGCAGCCGGCGCGCAGACCGGGCCGGATGCTCTGGAAGTGGTAGCTTCAGCGGAAAGCCTGGTCTGGCCGGTAGCCAATCCAGCGGAAGTGGAAGTCGTCAAGCCGTACTATGATGAGAACGGAACGGAAGACAATCATGTTGCAGCGATGGTGCAATACAACGACAAATTTATTCCCAATGTCGGCATTGATATTGCCCGTGAAGACAACAAGCCCTTTGATGTAAAAGCAGCGCTCAGCGGTGAGGTCACACGGGTGGAGCAGGACGCGACCATCTTCGGTACCGTCGTGGAGATTACCCATCAGGGCAATCTGAAGACTGTGTATCAGAGCCTTGGCGAGGTTAAGGTCAAGCAAGGTGATGTGGTGAAGCAGGGGGACACGCTTGCCGCCGCAGGCCGCAGTGAAATTGAGAAGAATCTTGGCAACCATGTACATTTTGAAGTGTATGAGGATGGCGAAGTGGTCAATCCAACGGATTTACTGCCGCAGCGCTAA
- the spoIID gene encoding stage II sporulation protein D produces the protein MKEFRYRKRNKNARMLSRAAYARLRRLAPAAWLAAPLLAALLLPLAVVPQREGQHPAPAPEAVPAATAPPAAPGPAPAEAPPQPDVSVYLSRSGQIETLPLEDYVSGVLAAEMPADFELEALKAQAVAARTFIVRRLQAGDHSGVPVPEADVTDTVSHQAYVSADTLEREWAGGGRSAARAKLRRAVLETRGVVMTYKGQPITASFFASSGGYTENSEEYWSAAVPYLRSVTSPWEKEITPNYAVTYTFTNDELASRLGLGGQAVSASRDTAGPIRAKPVSSSSKLQIKVISHTTGHRVKEISIGGQRFTGREVREKLGLRSSQFTWKQEGSRNLITSYGNGHGVGMSQWGANGMAREGSTATQILKHYYSGISFTQVSTLLKK, from the coding sequence ATGAAAGAGTTCCGCTATCGTAAGCGTAACAAGAACGCGCGCATGCTGTCGCGCGCGGCTTACGCCAGGCTGCGGCGGCTGGCACCCGCCGCCTGGCTCGCAGCGCCCCTCTTGGCGGCGCTGCTGCTGCCCCTGGCCGTTGTCCCGCAGCGCGAGGGACAACACCCGGCGCCCGCGCCAGAGGCTGTGCCTGCGGCCACAGCCCCTCCGGCGGCGCCGGGTCCGGCTCCGGCTGAGGCGCCGCCGCAGCCGGACGTGTCCGTCTATTTGTCGCGCAGCGGACAAATAGAGACCCTGCCGCTGGAGGACTACGTCAGCGGCGTGCTGGCGGCCGAGATGCCGGCGGACTTTGAGCTCGAAGCGCTCAAAGCCCAGGCCGTAGCGGCCCGCACGTTCATTGTGCGCCGCCTGCAGGCCGGTGACCACAGCGGGGTCCCCGTTCCCGAGGCCGATGTGACCGATACGGTAAGCCATCAGGCTTACGTATCGGCGGACACGCTGGAACGGGAGTGGGCCGGCGGCGGGCGCAGCGCCGCACGGGCCAAGCTGCGCCGCGCGGTCCTGGAGACGCGCGGTGTGGTGATGACCTACAAGGGCCAGCCGATCACGGCGTCCTTTTTCGCCTCCAGCGGGGGCTATACCGAGAATTCGGAAGAATACTGGAGCGCCGCTGTACCCTATCTGCGCAGCGTAACCAGCCCGTGGGAGAAGGAGATCACACCAAATTATGCGGTGACCTATACATTTACCAATGATGAGCTGGCAAGCAGACTGGGTCTTGGCGGCCAGGCCGTTTCAGCTTCTAGGGATACAGCAGGTCCGATACGGGCCAAGCCCGTCTCGTCCTCTTCCAAGCTTCAGATCAAGGTAATCTCTCATACAACGGGTCACCGCGTTAAGGAGATCTCGATTGGCGGCCAGCGGTTTACCGGACGGGAGGTGCGCGAGAAGCTTGGCCTGCGTTCCAGTCAGTTCACCTGGAAGCAGGAGGGCAGCCGTAATCTCATTACTTCCTATGGAAACGGGCATGGGGTAGGCATGAGCCAGTGGGGGGCAAACGGGATGGCCCGTGAAGGAAGTACCGCCACTCAGATTCTCAAACACTATTACAGCGGGATCTCCTTCACCCAAGTCTCAACTCTTCTGAAAAAATAA
- the murA gene encoding UDP-N-acetylglucosamine 1-carboxyvinyltransferase — translation MSKFIVRGGNRLTGSVKVSGAKNSVLPIIAASLLAEEGVSVIVDAPPLDDVMTISKMLESLGAGITYQNDIIEVDATNITSSEAPYEWVRKMRASFLVMGPLLSRLGHTRISLPGGCAIGTRPIDQHLKGFEALGAEISLGQGYIEAKSNGRLRGARVYLDVASVGATENIMMAATLAEGTTVIENAAKEPEIVDLANYLNGMGAIVRGAGTGEIRIEGVERLHGVKHHVIADRIEAGTYMVAAAITGGDVYVEGAIADHLGPVIAKMEEMGVTIIPDENGIRVISDKPLKAVDIKTLPYPGFPTDMQSQMMALLLRSEGTSVVTETVFENRFMHVDEFHNMNAEIKIEGRSSIVTGNAKLVGAKVCATDLRAGAALILAGLVAEGTTEVTGTHHIDRGYVHLAEKLSGLGADIWRISQEETVVSPAKEEAVKAEPVSSESYRNEEVKPRFQVQPTWV, via the coding sequence ATGAGCAAATTTATCGTCCGCGGTGGCAACAGATTGACCGGGAGCGTGAAAGTAAGCGGCGCAAAAAATTCCGTACTACCGATCATAGCCGCCTCTCTACTGGCTGAAGAAGGAGTTAGCGTCATTGTGGACGCACCTCCGCTTGATGATGTAATGACGATTAGCAAGATGCTGGAGTCTCTGGGAGCAGGGATTACATACCAGAATGATATTATCGAGGTCGATGCCACAAACATAACCTCCAGCGAAGCACCTTATGAATGGGTGCGGAAGATGCGCGCCTCTTTTTTAGTCATGGGTCCACTGTTGTCCCGTTTAGGTCACACCCGTATTTCCTTGCCAGGCGGCTGTGCCATTGGCACCAGACCGATTGATCAGCACTTGAAGGGATTTGAGGCACTGGGAGCAGAGATCAGTCTCGGCCAGGGCTACATTGAAGCGAAAAGCAACGGCCGTCTACGTGGCGCCAGAGTCTATCTGGATGTGGCGAGCGTAGGTGCGACCGAAAATATAATGATGGCGGCAACCCTTGCCGAGGGCACTACAGTTATCGAGAATGCAGCAAAGGAACCCGAAATTGTCGATCTCGCCAATTACCTGAACGGAATGGGCGCTATCGTCCGCGGCGCAGGCACCGGCGAGATTCGGATTGAAGGCGTGGAACGTCTGCACGGCGTGAAGCATCATGTGATTGCCGACCGCATTGAAGCCGGAACCTATATGGTAGCCGCAGCTATTACAGGCGGAGATGTCTATGTGGAGGGTGCGATTGCCGATCATCTTGGTCCTGTCATTGCCAAGATGGAAGAGATGGGAGTTACGATTATCCCGGATGAGAACGGCATTCGTGTCATCAGCGACAAGCCGCTGAAGGCTGTGGATATCAAAACCTTGCCTTACCCTGGCTTCCCGACAGATATGCAGTCACAGATGATGGCGTTGCTGCTTCGTTCGGAAGGCACCAGCGTAGTTACCGAAACGGTGTTTGAGAACCGCTTCATGCATGTGGATGAATTCCACAACATGAATGCAGAGATCAAGATTGAAGGCCGCTCTTCGATCGTAACCGGCAATGCGAAGCTGGTTGGCGCCAAAGTATGCGCTACTGACTTGCGTGCAGGAGCTGCTCTTATTCTGGCAGGCCTTGTGGCCGAAGGCACTACAGAAGTTACCGGAACGCATCATATTGATCGCGGTTATGTGCATTTGGCGGAGAAGCTGTCAGGACTTGGTGCAGACATCTGGCGGATTTCGCAGGAAGAAACAGTTGTATCACCGGCGAAGGAAGAAGCCGTCAAGGCTGAGCCTGTCTCCAGTGAGTCGTACAGGAATGAAGAAGTGAAACCTCGTTTCCAGGTTCAACCTACCTGGGTATAA
- a CDS encoding DUF1146 family protein codes for MDKVFTHGMSSVVGISGMVSMIISLLSVAISWWALQNLKLDLVIRYPKSPQGRLLHLLLAIVLGHFVAGFLLDYLNWSGMINSMF; via the coding sequence ATGGATAAAGTGTTCACACATGGGATGTCCAGTGTGGTCGGCATCAGTGGCATGGTATCAATGATCATCTCTTTATTAAGCGTTGCAATATCTTGGTGGGCTTTGCAGAACCTTAAGCTTGATTTGGTCATAAGATATCCCAAGAGTCCACAAGGGCGTCTGTTGCATTTGCTGCTGGCGATTGTCCTCGGCCACTTCGTGGCTGGTTTTCTGCTGGATTACCTTAACTGGAGCGGGATGATCAACAGTATGTTTTAA
- a CDS encoding F0F1 ATP synthase subunit epsilon has protein sequence MNTFLLEIVTPERLVYSKQVSSLTVRGVDGELGILPGHIPLVTPLQVAPLSVKADGATISIAVHGGFVEVHKDKVTVLAESAELPKDIDIERAEASKERAQRRLQLRSNQDEIDHRRAELALQRAVTRIKVSTGKGQQ, from the coding sequence GTGAACACCTTTTTATTGGAAATTGTCACGCCTGAGCGTCTCGTGTACTCCAAACAGGTCAGCAGTTTGACCGTACGCGGTGTCGACGGTGAGCTAGGCATTTTGCCGGGACACATTCCGCTTGTAACTCCACTTCAGGTTGCTCCGTTGTCCGTAAAAGCGGACGGTGCTACGATCTCCATCGCTGTTCACGGCGGTTTCGTTGAGGTGCACAAAGATAAGGTAACCGTGCTGGCAGAAAGTGCCGAGCTGCCGAAGGATATCGACATCGAACGCGCCGAAGCTTCCAAGGAACGGGCCCAGCGCCGTCTTCAGTTACGCAGCAATCAGGATGAGATTGATCACCGCCGTGCGGAGCTTGCTCTGCAGCGTGCGGTTACACGGATCAAAGTGTCCACTGGTAAAGGACAACAGTAG
- the atpD gene encoding F0F1 ATP synthase subunit beta yields MNKGRVVSIMGPVVDIEFERGQLPEIFNAIKIETSLDNGRKIDLTLEVSNHLGDNLVRCIAMSSTDGLVRGLDALDQGGPISVPVGEATLGRVFNVLGNPIDNGAEIVAVQRNPIHRLAPTFDELSTQAEILETGIKVIDLLAPYAKGGKVGLFGGAGVGKTVTIQELINNIAQEHGGISVFAGVGERTREGNDLYHEMTESGVIKKTAMVFGQMNEPPGARLRVALTGLTMAEYFRDVEGRDTLLFIDNIFRFTQAGSEVSALLGRMPSAVGYQPTLATEMGQLQERITSTKKGSVTSIQAIYVPADDYTDPAPATAFAHLDATTNLERKISEKGIFPAVDPLASSSRLLAPEIVGEEHYNVAQGVKQLLQRYTELQDIIAILGMDELSEEDKVIVARARKVERFLSQPFHVAEQFTGFKGKYVPIKETVRSFKEILDGKHDDLPEVAFLFVGTIEEAVEKAKTL; encoded by the coding sequence ATGAACAAAGGACGCGTTGTAAGCATTATGGGTCCGGTTGTCGATATTGAATTTGAACGCGGCCAGCTGCCCGAGATATTCAACGCTATCAAAATTGAAACCAGCTTGGATAACGGCCGCAAGATTGATCTGACTCTTGAGGTTTCAAATCACCTGGGGGACAACCTGGTACGTTGTATTGCCATGTCCTCCACGGATGGACTTGTTCGCGGTCTGGATGCTCTTGACCAGGGCGGACCGATCTCGGTTCCGGTTGGCGAAGCAACACTTGGACGGGTATTTAATGTACTTGGCAATCCAATTGATAACGGTGCAGAAATCGTCGCTGTGCAGAGAAATCCGATCCACCGTTTGGCTCCGACATTTGATGAATTGTCCACCCAAGCAGAGATTCTCGAAACCGGCATTAAGGTTATCGATTTGCTGGCTCCTTATGCCAAAGGCGGTAAGGTAGGTCTGTTCGGCGGTGCCGGTGTAGGCAAAACCGTAACGATCCAGGAACTGATCAACAACATCGCGCAAGAGCACGGCGGGATTTCCGTATTCGCAGGTGTGGGTGAGCGTACCCGTGAAGGTAACGACCTTTATCATGAAATGACGGAATCTGGCGTTATTAAGAAAACGGCGATGGTCTTCGGACAAATGAACGAGCCGCCCGGCGCGCGTCTGCGCGTAGCATTGACCGGTCTGACCATGGCGGAATATTTCCGTGATGTGGAAGGCCGCGATACGCTGCTCTTTATCGATAATATATTCCGCTTTACCCAAGCGGGTTCCGAAGTATCGGCCCTGCTAGGCCGGATGCCTTCCGCCGTAGGTTACCAGCCTACACTGGCTACAGAAATGGGTCAGCTGCAGGAGCGGATTACTTCCACCAAAAAAGGTTCAGTTACTTCCATTCAGGCGATTTACGTTCCTGCGGATGACTATACTGACCCTGCACCGGCAACTGCATTTGCCCACTTGGATGCGACGACCAACCTTGAGCGTAAGATTTCCGAGAAGGGTATCTTCCCGGCTGTGGATCCGCTGGCTTCCAGCTCGCGTCTCCTGGCTCCGGAAATTGTGGGTGAGGAGCATTACAATGTGGCGCAGGGCGTTAAGCAGCTGCTGCAGCGTTATACCGAGCTTCAGGACATCATTGCTATCCTGGGTATGGATGAGCTAAGTGAAGAAGATAAGGTGATTGTAGCCCGTGCGCGTAAGGTTGAACGCTTCCTGTCCCAGCCATTCCACGTGGCTGAGCAGTTTACCGGCTTCAAGGGCAAATACGTGCCGATCAAGGAAACCGTACGCAGCTTCAAGGAAATTCTGGATGGCAAACATGATGATCTTCCGGAAGTGGCGTTCCTGTTCGTAGGCACGATTGAAGAAGCGGTTGAAAAAGCGAAAACTTTGTAA
- the atpG gene encoding ATP synthase F1 subunit gamma: protein MARSMRDIKRQIKSVQNTRQITKAMEMVAASKLRKAQEKAIAARPYSEKLKEVVSSIAAGTEGIQHPMLVSRPVKRTGYLIVTSDRGLAGGYNANILRKVTMLIAERHRSQDEYSLFVIGRKGRDFLRRREYPIVEEVTELSDTPKFSDIKSIAYSAVKQFETGVFDELYICYNQFVNAITQVPTVERLLPMDAVGSSEHHGASAAYEYEPSPEGVLEVLLPKYAETLIYSAILDGKASELGAKMTAMGSATKNASKMIGELRLTYNRARQAAITQEITEIVAGANAQS, encoded by the coding sequence ATGGCAAGAAGCATGCGTGATATTAAACGTCAAATTAAGAGCGTTCAGAACACCAGACAGATCACCAAAGCGATGGAGATGGTCGCCGCCTCCAAGCTGAGAAAAGCGCAGGAGAAAGCGATCGCCGCGCGTCCTTACTCGGAGAAGCTGAAAGAGGTCGTATCGAGCATTGCTGCCGGTACGGAAGGCATTCAGCATCCGATGCTGGTTAGCCGTCCTGTCAAAAGAACGGGTTATCTGATCGTCACCTCGGATAGAGGGCTTGCGGGAGGATACAACGCCAATATTCTGCGTAAGGTAACGATGCTGATCGCGGAGCGTCACCGCTCCCAAGACGAGTATTCCTTATTCGTTATCGGCCGTAAAGGCCGTGACTTCCTGCGCCGCCGTGAATATCCGATTGTGGAGGAAGTTACCGAGCTGTCCGATACGCCGAAATTCTCCGACATCAAGTCGATTGCCTATTCGGCGGTCAAGCAGTTTGAAACGGGCGTATTCGATGAACTGTATATCTGCTATAACCAGTTCGTCAATGCGATTACCCAGGTGCCAACCGTAGAACGCCTGCTGCCTATGGACGCAGTAGGAAGCTCCGAGCATCATGGTGCCAGTGCAGCCTATGAATACGAACCATCCCCAGAAGGGGTACTGGAAGTTCTGCTTCCCAAATACGCCGAGACTTTAATCTACAGCGCGATCCTGGACGGCAAAGCCAGTGAGCTGGGAGCTAAAATGACAGCGATGGGCAGTGCAACCAAAAATGCTTCCAAAATGATCGGGGAACTTAGACTTACGTACAACCGTGCCCGCCAGGCGGCCATTACGCAGGAAATTACCGAGATCGTGGCCGGAGCAAACGCGCAGTCTTAA